One window of the Eucalyptus grandis isolate ANBG69807.140 chromosome 8, ASM1654582v1, whole genome shotgun sequence genome contains the following:
- the LOC104456669 gene encoding WRKY transcription factor 23, with translation MKERAKMENTDGSASLLFADHGHGGLSDFVFSEFDRSMMAGSSGFMELLGFHQDSSGPSLFDVPLQPPTSNAMESSSEVVNPPATPNSSSISSASNNDGLNNNNEEEEQQVKAKVEDEGVETQEQEEHQKTKKQLKAKKTNEKRQRQPRVAFMTKSEVDHLEDGYRWRKYGQKAVKNSPFPRSYYRCTSASCNVKKRVERSVTDPSIVMTTYEGQHNHMSPVMPRSILAGVTHPPAGAAATAFSVPAMPGASLTQHHALHYQLQSYANNWSMSNNSAVVPSSGSTNAAVLLNKRRFCSPGPSNFLADNGLLQDMVPSHVLKEEE, from the exons ATGAAAGAGCGCGCGAAGATGGAGAACACCGACGGGTCCGCATCATTACTGTTCGCCGATCACGGGCACGGGGGCCTGTCGGATTTCGTCTTCTCCGAGTTCGACAGGAGCATGATGGCCGGGTCCTCAGGCTTCATGGAGCTCCTGGGGTTCCATCAAGACTCCTCCGGCCCCTCGCTGTTCGACGTGCCGCTCCAGCCTCCGACCAGCAATGCGATGGAGTCGTCGTCGGAGGTCGTGAACCCGCCGGCGACGCCCAACTCCTCCTCCATATCCTCCGCGTCCAACAACGACGGGCTGAACAACAAcaacgaggaggaggagcagcaggTCAAGGCGAAGGTTGAGGATGAAGGAGTAGAGACGCAGGAGCAAGAAGAGCATCAGAAGACTAAGAAGCA GTTGAAAGCGAAGAAGACGAACGAGAAGAGACAGAGGCAGCCCAGGGTGGCGTTCATGACAAAAAGCGAGGTTGATCATCTGGAAGATGGATACCGGTGGCGAAAGTACGGCCAAAAAGCTGTCAAGAACAGCCCCTTTCCTAG GAGTTACTATCGTTGCACTAGTGCCTCATGCAATGTGAAGAAGCGAGTTGAGCGGTCGGTGACCGACCCGAGCATCGTGATGACAACCTACGAAGGCCAGCACAACCACATGAGCCCAGTCATGCCCCGGTCGATCCTCGCTGGAGTCACCCATCCCCCTGCCGgggccgccgccaccgccttcTCCGTGCCTGCCATGCCGGGAGCGAGTTTAACCCAACACCATGCCCTTCACTATCAACTACAATCCTACGCCAACAACTGGTCAATGAGCAACAACAGTGCGGTGGTTCCAAGTTCGGGGTCAACAAATGCAGCTGTACTTTTGAATAAGAGGCGTTTTTGCAGTCCCGGCCCTTCTAATTTTCTTGCCGACAACGGGCTTCTTCAAGACATGGTCCCTTCTCATGTACTCAAGGAGGAAGAGTAG
- the LOC104456670 gene encoding transcription factor UPBEAT1, which produces MGANSPHSFIVSLGFKGLDSDDSNGSPKGRPAVSKRRLQAKKRLRIIRRRGLNNIEKRSRVGASRGVPRCSRKIERRVRTLKTLIPNSESMGLEGLFRETADYILALEMRVKMMKMVVDMFSGSSDQ; this is translated from the coding sequence ATGGGGGCTAATTCTCCACATTCTTTCATCGTTTCCCTCGGCTTCAAGGGTCTCGACTCCGATGACTCGAATGGGTCTCCGAAGGGCAGGCCGGCCGTGAGCAAGAGGAGGCTTCAGGCCAAGAAGAGGCTAAGGATCATCAGGAGAAGAGGGCTGAACAACATCGAGAAGAGAAGCAGGGTCGGAGCCTCGAGGGGCGTCCCGAGGTGCTCGCGGAAGATTGAGCGGCGGGTCCGGACGTTGAAGACGCTGATCCCGAACAGCGAGTCGATGGGTTTGGAAGGGTTGTTCCGGGAGACGGCAGATTACATACTAGCTCTCGAGATGAGAGTGAAGATGATGAAAATGGTGGTTGACATGTTCTCAGGTTCTAGTGACCAGTAA